Within Chaetodon auriga isolate fChaAug3 chromosome 7, fChaAug3.hap1, whole genome shotgun sequence, the genomic segment CCAAGTACAGCCCAAAAGCCTACAGCTGAGCCCAGAGCACACTCTAAGATGATTTTGTCGTTAAACGTCTTAAAATTCTTAAatggaaaagggggagaaattGTTAACCAGAGGATACATATGACAACTTGTACAAGAGTGAAACCCAGAACACTGAGTTTCTGCTGAGCAGGCCCAAACCATTGCATCACATTACTAGCTGGGAGTGTGGCCCTGAAGGCCATTAGCACCACTATTGTTTTCCCCAAAACacaagagatgcagaggacAAAGGTGATGCCGAACGATGTGTGTCGCAGCATGCAGGACCACTCAGAGGGCCGGCCGATGAAGGTcagagaacacaggaaacacagagtcaaggagaagagcagcaggaagctcagctcagagttgttGGCCCTGACAATAGGAGTCTGCCTGTatctgaagaaaatgaatgcCACAACAGCTGTCATGCATGTTCCAAGTAGAGAGGCTGCAGTGAGCAGAGCTCCCATAATCTCTTCATATGATAGAAACTCGGCCTCCTTCTTTACACAGgcatctcttctctcatttgacCAGAACTCAGGGTCACATCTCACACATGTGATGGAATCTGaaataaaatcagacaaattgaagaatgtaaaaataaGACTGAATGAAATACCCCACtatcaagacaaaaacaacaacaataattaaAGATAAATACAGAGATAAGTTCAATGGAAAAGTTCAATGTCCCTTCCTGTGGCCACTATTTTGCACTAGAGAACATCCACTAATTATACACTATGTTCCAGTACATCAAGTGTTTACCACACCAAATTTCATGTAAAGTAAATACAGATTATCACAGAACAGAAACTTTGCCCCCATGCGGCCTCTCCAAGGTGATCACTGTTTGGtccatcttttgttttgtcttgcatCAAATATGACTATACCTGTAATGTTGcttatttctccctctgcacatCGCAAACAGTCATAGCAGCAGACAGGCTTTCCTTTCTGCAGAACCTTGCGAGTTCCTGGTGGACAtttctcactgcaaactgaCAAAGGCACCTacataaacacagcaaatatgaagaaaatgtgtAGGCATTTACTTTGACAGGGTACAGGCTTTAAAAGCATTTATTATAAATTTTGATGGCTAACCAATAATTATGATGCAGTCAGAGTAACTAATAACAGACACAATGACAACAATCCAAACAGACTTTCTTCAACAATTACAGAGATCACATGGCAGCTTACCTGTTGTGagttctgagtccagatgagAGACTTGTTTTGCagattcagctgtttgtctgctggcaAAGATGCATCATAAAGACCAACTGGGACAAAGTCCACAATAccattttctgtctgctgccagTTTATAATTTCATACTTTGCTGCTGGGTCTCCATTCTCATTAAAGTACACCTCatctccttcctttgttttgaaGCGAATCTTTTTTATGTGCTGTAAAATCTAGAAAGATATGCAGCAATGTAGATCATTATTTGACAAACATTTTGCGGCTCTATTGTATCAACAGTATGATAGAAAGAGAGCAGCAATTAACTGACTTAACGTAAAAACTATTGCTCAGGTTTTTGGTGTTCAACTCACCGTAAATGGATCTAGCTGCACCTTGTTGttacatgttttattacagctgaGAATATTATGAAGTGCATGGGCCACAGCATACACTCCTTTGTAGACGTTGTAAAAGATTGGCATGAGTGACATAtcagtgaagctgttttgtaCTCCAGTCAGATCTTCATGTCCAGTACATTCACTCTGATTCCCTTCTAAAGGCGTTGACTTCTTGAACTTACAGTTGAATAATGTCTCCCAAAACTCTGTAAACAATTCATTACTAGATGCTTTAAGCGATTTCACATCCAATATGAACTCTCTCATGCCACTGACATATGCTTTGGGGATGGACAGGCCTATGGCACCATCCAGAATATGATGCCTGTCATTGGCTGCAGTTTGGGAATCAAAGATCCAGGCCTCAGTGCCTACCCACTGGTATCCAGTCAGATTGTGGTGAAACAGTTCCTGTATTATTACATACAACTCCGTGGGGGAGAGGAAAGTGACGATCACTTTGGAAGTGGAAGCTTTGATAATGTCAATGatcttttgtattttgtctgGTGGATCTGTTctaaagacagacacagagtacTCCAGACAGATGCCCAGCTGCTGAGCGGTTTCTGTAAATGTGGCCATGCCATTATTGCCGTAATCATCATTTGTTCTAATAGCTCCAACCCAAGTCCACCCAAAGTGCTTGACCAACTGGGCCAGAGCTCTGCTCTGGTAGTAGTCACTGGGTATTGTTCTGAGGAAGGATGGATACTTGGTTTTATCACTGAGACAAGCACAAGTAGCAAAGTGGCTGATctacaagaaaaatgaaagaagaaaaaaggataAAGAAGTGCAGTGCATTACAACTCTTTTAAAGATGCTATTTTCCATGACCaactggaaaaatgacaaaataacgTTTTTTGTGAACAAAACATATTGTTTCATGTGTACCAATCTTACCCACCAGTGGGATATGAAAGGGTCCGATGACAGTAGCTATAGCCAtgcaaggagaggaagaggtctCTCCCATAATGGCCTGTACTTGGGCAGGTCTGGCACATGGTGCTTCAGAGTGTGAAGATACAACTTCGTTACCATTAGCCAAAGCAAGTGCCACCCTCACTCCTCTGGAAATGGAGCCACAGACATCATAGATCTTGTAACCCAGAGAGATGCCAGGCAGTAAGTCTGTGCTGTTATTAATCTCCTCAATGGCAAACAGCATAGCCTGAGCATACTGGATCCCCCTGAAATTGAAACTTGGTGGGGACATTTATGAATATTTCAAACtataaaacaagaaaagtgCTGGAAAGAGACACAATTGCACAGTaaatgaaagcatttcattGTATTAAtacacacaacaacaataagTCTGTATTTTTgcaccactttcatgtctgtactCACTTGCTTTTATATTTTAAATCTAAATGTATTTCTCAAGGTATAACCCACCGGATGCACTGCAGTGGCAGCGGTTTGTCCATGTAGGTGTCCCGTCTGTCTTTCCAGCTGCTGTGGAAAGAGAAAACTCCCCCCAACATAATATCCCCATCCTTAGATAACTGGGGGCTCTCAGGATCCCCTCGTCGCCTGCACACCAGCTCCTCAGACTGAGAAAAAGATGCCACCAACAACAGCTGTAAGAGCGCCCAACCCTTCTCTGGCCACCTCCGTGTGGACGTCATAATGTCGAAAAGAGTGAAACCACTGGGTGGCATCACATGTAGCTCAATGTAAATCAGAAGCTTGCACTgatatttatacattttggagcagtgatttttttttatatctgtgGACCTACACAGTCGGGCAAGGGGAAGGAGATGATTATCTAAATTAAGATTagtaatattttaattttttatcttGTCAGCTCGAAATATTCGGTTGGACTGTGAAAGAGGTTTCCCTTTTTGAATTAACACATGAACATTTTGGAAGCAGATTTTCAACTTAAATCTATTATTTGTGCTCCTATTTTCTCATCAGAGAGTCTTCTCAtgcttcattttctattttatatATGCTGTTTTAATGTAAGATGGTGGCTAACTAATCAGCCATTAGTTATTTGTTTACAGGGTTTGTGCCATTTTGGACTTCACGCTGGTACTTAGATCAGTCTTCAGTTGGATCTCTTGGTGTCTGTGTTCATCAGACATGGTTGTAAGATATTGAAAGCTGCACTAAAATccacaaaaatgtattttttccatAGTATTGGCTGTTTGGGGTGCTTATAGGTAATGAGGAACAGTTAAACCAATGTGAACACATGTATAATGAATGGAGCAAACAAAAAGACTGGTGTACATGAGccaacaaaatgaaacttgtGAAGCTCACTGAGATTCTCTGAAAGATCATCTGTTGCATTCAAATTTCCTATGTATGGTTTTAGATcaattattttatatatattaaatgagtgacagaagaagaattttCTTTATGTTAAAGAGTTTATGATTTCCTGATCCACTGAATCATTCACTAACACTGATACATACTGAAATGATTAAGTCTGTTATGTGTAATGTGCCGAATTTTGTAAAGAGTGCACATTTCATGTTATGGGTTcagaaattgaaaagaaaagtacaaaacacAGGACAGCAAAGAGTATCTTCACACAGCCCAGAACCCCACAGGTGATCCACGGGCACATTCAAGGATTATCTTCTTTTTGATTCATATGTTTGACGGGAAAGGAGGGTTGGTGGTCGGCCAAAGTATACAAATTACAACCTGTATGAGGGTGAAGGCCAAAACACTCAGTCTCTGCTGGACAAAGGTGATGCCAAATGGTGTGTGTCGCAGCATGCATAACCACTCAGAGGGCCGgctgatgaaggtcagagatcacaggaaacacagagtcaaggagaagagcagcaggaagctcagctcagagttgttGGCCCTGACAATAGGAGTCTGCCTGAAGTGAAAATATATCAAGGCTACATTCATTGTGAGGCAGGCACCAAAGACAGGTGGCTCCCACAGCATTCTGACCTGGTCTCCACAATCACCCAACCTAAACCAAATGAGATGGTTTGGGATGAGCTGGACAGCTGAGTGAAGGACAAGAAGCCAACAAATACTCAGCACATATGagaactccttcaagactgttgAAAAGCTGTTCCACGTGACAATCTCCTGAAGCTGGCTAAGACAGTGCCAACAGTGAGTCAACCTGATATCAGTGGAACAGTTGGCTTGGTTTACACTTTattgtttactacataattccatTTCTGTTGGTCCATAattttgatgtcttcagtattgaTCGACAAAGCATGAAGTAATATAAATTAAGTAAAAAGCATTCAATGAGAGGGTGTGCCACATTGTTTGACAGGTACTGTATATTGGGTGATATGATTGCATGTTTGATTATATCAAATGCTGTCATTTCAATATTCTGTGTCACAGATGAAATGATAGACAATGGAAAACAGTACAGGAGAACAATACAAGTCTTAACTGAAGTTAAAGCACATTTCTACTAAACAGTCTTTTTCACAACTTACTGTTTACAATTATGAAGGTACTACAAAGTTCTTGCAAACATATTATTTTGAGTTTTCAGAATGATTTTGGTTCCCCCTTTCCCATCATattcttttttgtatttttctctggtttcagtAAGATAATATAACATTTTGGCATAAAAATACAGATCAGTAGTCCAAAACTTGAAGCCAGAATAGCAAATAtctccacagcaacactgaacTTCCCAGGAGAGCTGACATATGCTGGGATAAAAGTGATCCATACTGCgcagaatatcagcatgctgaaggtgatgaaTTTGGCTTCATTGAAATTGTCGGGCAGTTTCCGAGCcagaaaggcaagaaaaaaacataacatggCCAGAAGTCCTATGTACCCAAGCACAGCCCAAAAGCCTACAGTTGAGCCCAGAGCACACTCTAAGATGATTTTGTCATTAAATGTCTTAAAATTCTTAAatggaaaagggggagaaattGTTAACCAGAGGATACATATGACAACTTGTATAAGAGTGAAACCCAGAACACTGAGTCTCTGCTGTACAGGCCCAAaccatttcatcacattactACCTGGAAGTGTGGCCCTGAAGGCCATTAACACCACTATTGTTTTTCCCAGAACacaagagatgcagaggacAAAGGTGATGCCGAACGCTGTGTGTCGCAGCATGCAGGACCACTCAGAGGGCCGGCCGATGAAGGTcagagaacacaggaaacacagagtcaaggagaagagcagcaggaagctcagctcagagttgttGGCCCTGACAATAGGAGTCTGCCTGTATCTGAAGAAAATGAACGCCACAACAGCAGTCAGACATGTTCCAGATAGGGAGGCTGCAGTGAGCAGAGCTCCCATAATCTCCTCATATGATAGAAACTCTGCCTCCTTTTTTATACAGGCATCTCTTTGCTCATTTGACCAGAACTCAGGGTCACATCTCACACATGTGATGGAGTctgaaaaataagatgaaagCATGTGTTAAACTTACTCAGTACATTTCTCTTGTTTCTTGTCTATGGTGCATCTTTTCAATGCCTACAAGACAGACACTACATGATTACCAGATAATAAATCGCAAACAATCATAATAAACTTTATCATaccacattttcaaaaacaacaggGTTGAACAGGATTAGAACATTTCAGGACTTAGGTACGTAAATTCAGACAAATtgatgaatgtaaaaataagacTGAATGAAATACCCCACtatgaagacaaaaacaacaacaataattagAGCTGAATGCAGAGATAAGTTCAGTGTCCCTTCCTGTGGCCACTATTTTGCACTAGAGAAATTCCACTAACTATACCCTATGTTCCAGTACATCAAGTGTTTACCACACCAAATTTCATGTAAATACAGATTATCACAGAACAGAAACTCTACCCTCATGCGGCCTTGGCCCTCTCCAAGGTGATCACTGTTTGGCccatcttttgttttgtcttgcatCAAATACGACTATACCTGTAATGTTGcttatttctccctctgcacatCGCAAACAGTCATAGCAGCAGACAGGCTTTCCTTTCTGCAGAACCTTGCGAGTTCCTGGTGGACAtttctcactgcaaactgaCAAAGGTACCTgcataaacacaacaaatatgAGGAAAATGTGTGGGCATTTACTTTGACAAGGTACAGGCTTTGCAAGCATTTGTTATCAGTTTTGATGGCTGTAAAACCAATAATTATGATGCAGTCAGAGTAACTAATAACAGACACAATGATAACAATCCAAACAGACTTTCTTCAACAATTACAGAGATCATATGGCAGCTTACCTGTTGTGAGTTCTGAGCCCAGATAAGAGACTTGTTTTGCagattcagctgtttgtctgctggcaAAGATGCATCATAAAGACCAACTGGGACAAAGTCCACaatgtcattttctgtctgctgccagTTTATAATTTCATACTTTGCTGCTGGGTCTCCATTCTCATTGAAGTACACCTCatctccttcctttgttttgaaGCGAATCTTTTTTATGTGCTGTAAAATCTAGAAAGATATGCAGCAATGTAGATCATTATTTGACAAACATTTTGTGGCTCTATTTTCTCAACAGCATGACAGACAGAGTATTGTAATTCATTTTCTAAATTTAAACCATGTTATGTGTTTAATTGACTTAAGGTAAAAACTATTGCTCAGGTTTTTGGTGTTCCACTCACCGTAAATGAATTTAGCTGCACCTTGTCGttacatgttttattacagctgaGAATATTATGAAGTGCATGGGCCACAGCATACACTCCTTTGTAGACGTTGTAAAAGATTGGCATGAGTGACATAtcagtgaagctgttttgtaCTCCAGTCAGATCTTCATGTCCAGTGCATTCAGTCTGATTCCCTGCTAAAGACTTTGACCTCTTGAACTTACAGTTGAATAATGTCTCCCAAAACTCTGTAAACAATTCATTACGAGATGCTTTAAGCAACTCCACATCCAACATGAACTCTCTCATGCCACTGACATGTGTTTTGGGGATGGACAGGCCTATGGCACCATCCAGAATATGATGCCTGTCATTGGCTGCAGTTTGGGAATCAAAGATCCAGGCCTCAGTGCCTACCCACTGGTATCCAGTCAGATTGTGGTGAAACAGTTCCTGTATTATCACATTCAGCTCTGTAGGGGAGAGGAAGGTGACAATCACCTTGGAAGTGGAAGCTTTGATAATGTCAATGATCTTTCGTATTTTATCAGGTGGATCAGCTCTAAAGACAGATACAGAGTACTCTAGACAGATGCCCAGCTGCTGGGCGGTTTCTGTAAATGTAGCCATGCCATTATTGCCATAATCATCATTTGCTCTAATTGCTCCAACCCAAGTCCACCCAAAGTGCTTGACCAACTGGGCCAGGGCTCTGCTCTGGTAGTAGTCACTGGGTATTGTTCTGAGGAAGGATGGGTACTTGGTTTTATCACTGAGACAAGCACAAGTAGCAAAGTGGCTGATctagaagaaagaaacaacGAAAGAAATGATATTCCAAGATAAAGATATAAAATATCCAACATCTACACCACATTACACTCCATTACAGTTCTTTTGAAGCCCCTTTTCAAATGACCAGCTGAAATAATTACACATTAAcaatttgttttcacacatttaaattcatttttaccAATCTTACCCACCAGTGGGATATGAAAGGGTCCAATGACAGTCGCTATAGCCAtgcaaggagaggagaaggtCTCTCCCATGATGGCCTGTACTTGGGCAGGTCTGGTACATGCTGCACCAGAGAGAGCAGATACCATTTCATTACCATTAGCTAACACCAGTGCCACCCTCACTCCTCTGGAAATGGAGGCACAGGCATCATAGATCTTATAACCCAGAGAGATGCCAGGTAGTAGGTCTGTGCTGTTATTAATCTCCTCTATAGCAAAAAGCATCGCCTGAGCATACTGGAAACCCCTGAAATTCAAACTTCATGCAGACAGTGATACAAAGTTGAATTGCAAACAATTAGTCCTTGAAGTACATAAATAGAGCAGTACTTTAAAGCATTTGAAGGTATTAATACACACAATAATTCATATTTCTTGTTGTACTACTCAGTGTGATAACCATTTTTGCATCTGTGCCCACTTTGTCTTAATATTTGTGCTAAATTGATTTGCTCGGTATAATTTACCTGGTGCACTGCAGTGGCAGTGGTTTATGCATGTaggtgtcctgtctgtctctccatctgctgTGGAAAGAGAAGATTCCCCCCAACAAAATGTCCCCATTCTTCGATAGCTGGGGGCTCTCAGGATCCCCTCTTCGCCTGCACACCAGCTCTTCAGCCTGTGAGAAAGacaccaccaacaacagctgTAAGAGTGCCCAACCTTGTTCAGGCCACCTCTGTGTACACGTCATACTGTCATAACGTCTAAGAGAGGTAAACCAGTAGGTGGCAAACAGTGATAATTTATCTCTGTCAACAAACCAGGTGTGTTGATAGGAGGGAGGTGCCCAACAGAAAAAGAGTTTTGGGTCCAAGCCTGGCCATCGTACTGCGACATAAATCAATTTACCAGTTTCAAACTGCATACAACTATGAAAATAGTGTGCAGTATGTTGTACACACTATATGTACTCCATACTGTATACTATGCTTGTCAGTAATATGTAGTAGGCAGTTCTGCATCCATCCAGAGTCAAATTCTATACAATACAGTTGATGCCATCATTTGCGGACATCTTGGTGATGTATATGTACTAAGTGGGCATCCGTTATCAGAgattaacattcattttgtgttgcaCAAAAGGTTTCTCTTTTGGCTTTTGTATCTGTGTTGGTCTGTGCTTTGACGCACGTTCCATGGCAGCTCAACACTCAACACAGTTCAACttaagaaaacatgcaaatagaTAAAACACAGTAAGACAACACTTTTACCTTTTTGACAGCACATATGCatagttttttaaaaaatgtgtgatgtgagaaaatgcattattttgcACATTCCTGCACAAAACTGTACAGCTCTTTCGTTGAATAATGTTGATATTGTACATactgttttgattgttttttttaataatatttttgcaTGTGCCATTattagatttctttttttctatttacgCATCTTGACTATCTGAAATGGGTTAATTTTACACACATGTTCAACAACATGTGGGGAGTTGTCATGATTGGACTTGAGACCAGAGGAAACCAAACAAGTTAAGACAAAGACATGATTTCAAATTGAAAATGTAGATTATATTCATTGCTCCCAATGTCATAAACAGtttcacattttatgaaatCAGTGAGGAACTATGATATACAATGGAAAAACACTATAGTAgaacagtgctgaagagaagtATACAAGTCAACAAATTTTTTATCTAAAAACTATGATTGAACTTGAATGCCTGTGCCGCCATATTATATTGAGTTTTCAGAATGAATTTGGTTGTCCTTTCCCCATCATATTCTTCTTTGTattcttctctggtttcagtaagataatataacattttggaataaaaatacaaatcagCAGTCCAAAACTTGAAGCCAGAATAGCAAATACctccacagcaacactgaacTTCCCAGGAGAGCTAACATACGCTGGGATAAAAGTGATCCATACTGCgcagaatatcagcatgctgaaggtgatgaaTTTGGCTTCATTGAAATTGTCAGGCAGTTTCCGAGCcagaaaggcaagaaaaaaacataacatggCCAGAAGTCCTATGTACCCAAGTACAGCCCAAAAGCCTACAGCTGAGCCCAGA encodes:
- the LOC143323460 gene encoding extracellular calcium-sensing receptor-like translates to MLGGVFSFHSSWKDRRDTYMDKPLPLQCIRFNFRGIQYAQAMLFAIEEINNSTDLLPGISLGYKIYDVCGSISRGVRVALALANGNEVVSSHSEAPCARPAQVQAIMGETSSSPCMAIATVIGPFHIPLISHFATCACLSDKTKYPSFLRTIPSDYYQSRALAQLVKHFGWTWVGAIRTNDDYGNNGMATFTETAQQLGICLEYSVSVFRTDPPDKIQKIIDIIKASTSKVIVTFLSPTELYVIIQELFHHNLTGYQWVGTEAWIFDSQTAANDRHHILDGAIGLSIPKAYVSGMREFILDVKSLKASSNELFTEFWETLFNCKFKKSTPLEGNQSECTGHEDLTGVQNSFTDMSLMPIFYNVYKGVYAVAHALHNILSCNKTCNNKVQLDPFTILQHIKKIRFKTKEGDEVYFNENGDPAAKYEIINWQQTENGIVDFVPVGLYDASLPADKQLNLQNKSLIWTQNSQQVPLSVCSEKCPPGTRKVLQKGKPVCCYDCLRCAEGEISNITDSITCVRCDPEFWSNERRDACVKKEAEFLSYEEIMGALLTAASLLGTCMTAVVAFIFFRYRQTPIVRANNSELSFLLLFSLTLCFLCSLTFIGRPSEWSCMLRHTSFGITFVLCISCVLGKTIVVLMAFRATLPASNVMQWFGPAQQKLSVLGFTLVQVVICILWLTISPPFPFKNFKTFNDKIILECALGSAVGFWAVLGYIGLLAMLCFFLAFLARKLPDNFNEAKFITFSMLIFCAVWITFIPAYVSSPGKFSVAVEIFAILASSFGLLICIFIPKCYIILLKPEKNTKKNMMGKGEPKSF
- the LOC143323306 gene encoding extracellular calcium-sensing receptor-like; this encodes MHKPLPLQCTSLNFRGFQYAQAMLFAIEEINNSTDLLPGISLGYKIYDACASISRGVRVALVLANGNEMVSALSGAACTRPAQVQAIMGETFSSPCMAIATVIGPFHIPLISHFATCACLSDKTKYPSFLRTIPSDYYQSRALAQLVKHFGWTWVGAIRANDDYGNNGMATFTETAQQLGICLEYSVSVFRADPPDKIRKIIDIIKASTSKVIVTFLSPTELNVIIQELFHHNLTGYQWVGTEAWIFDSQTAANDRHHILDGAIGLSIPKTHVSGMREFMLDVELLKASRNELFTEFWETLFNCKFKRSKSLAGNQTECTGHEDLTGVQNSFTDMSLMPIFYNVYKGVYAVAHALHNILSCNKTCNDKVQLNSFTILQHIKKIRFKTKEGDEVYFNENGDPAAKYEIINWQQTENDIVDFVPVGLYDASLPADKQLNLQNKSLIWAQNSQQVPLSVCSEKCPPGTRKVLQKGKPVCCYDCLRCAEGEISNITDSITCVRCDPEFWSNEQRDACIKKEAEFLSYEEIMGALLTAASLSGTCLTAVVAFIFFRYRQTPIVRANNSELSFLLLFSLTLCFLCSLTFIGRPSEWSCMLRHTAFGITFVLCISCVLGKTIVVLMAFRATLPGSNVMKWFGPVQQRLSVLGFTLIQVVICILWLTISPPFPFKNFKTFNDKIILECALGSTVGFWAVLGYIGLLAMLCFFLAFLARKLPDNFNEAKFITFSMLIFCAVWITFIPAYVSSPGKFSVAVEIFAILASSFGLLICIFMPKCYIILLKPEKNTKKNMMGKGEPKSF